The sequence below is a genomic window from Oxyura jamaicensis isolate SHBP4307 breed ruddy duck chromosome 20, BPBGC_Ojam_1.0, whole genome shotgun sequence.
ataaaggaaataaacttttGCAGGACATTTCCTGCATGAAGGAAATGCAACTATTGCTGTatgctttaaaatgcttctaTGCTGCTTTCtcaaagcaaaaacataaaAGCCAGGCACCACACAACAGATTTAGTATTCCAAAAAGAACTTCTGTACCTTAAAAACAGGCAgcttttgtctttgctgttcAATAGAGAGGGAAGCATAAGGATTATAGATGATAGTTACACCACCGCTCTCAGCAGGactctgcctctcctctgaAACACTGACACCAGGACCTTCTGTGCCTAAATGACATAATTTTAACAGCAAGAACACACTTCTGTCAACTGCGTCACGGTACTGCCAAAATCAGTATGTTCCTTACAAAGAAGGATCATGGATAGCAGCATGCATCAAAAGACCaacttttctaagaaaataatcaaaagcattcaataaaacaagcaaaaattctttcaaacaaaatatctttctcctactagttaaaaaaataataattttaataagtATATGAACGaaggtaaagggaaaaaaaaaaaaaaaaaaaaaaaaaaaaacactggaaaagtaCACAGCAAGGTCTTGGgacctttcttcttctgtgcaACAGTTCAGATGGAGGTTCAACAGCCATCTCAGACGTATATCCACGGCTTTAAGCCAGCCAGCCATTTAACCAAACTTCTCTTGACTAACATGAACTACATAAGCATTCAGCCTTGTCAGCTTATGAGGCACACCACTTGCTTCAGCTCTGTATCTACCTCAGTAAttgaaatttgatttatttctgcttcaaattAACGTAAAATTACTGACAaccaaaaatactgaattatgTAAGCAAACCTGAAGCTAAAACTCATCTCGGTAAAGGAACGTATGATCTCTGGCTGCACGTTCAACTGGGAAAGCCTGAGAGCAAAGAGAAGGGTCCTCCTGTTTTGTAGGGTTTCTTTGTTTGGGCTTTTCccactgtttaaaaacagttagTCCCTACTCAAAGCTGCCCAGCAAGATTCACAGTCTATTGATCCAACCTGAAGAGCTGTTAGCAATGCCTCTGATAACTATCCACTCCCCAGTACAGCTGGGGACGCTAAGAAGCGCAGcagcctcttgtcctgtcactgggccCCACCAAGAACTATCTGCTCCAGTatcccctgctccccccggcACACTGTTCATGCACACTGAGACATGCCCCAaaccttcccttctccaggctgtccctgccaccccctgcaCCGGCCCCACATCACCTCAGCGACCCGTCGCAGACCCTCACCAGCCCTCCCCCGCCTGCGTGGTGCCGGGCAGCCCACGGAGCGCCCCGAGAGGAGCCGCAGGACGGCCCGGCTCCCCCAGCGCCCCTCCCGCACAGCCCCTGCGGGCCGAGGGCACGGAGCCCTcagaggctgggggcagcccggTGAAGCGGAGGAGGCCGGGGAGCCCCCCGCCAGCCTAGGCCCCGCCGCCCTCACCCGGCTTCCAGAACTTCACCGGCCCCACGGGCGCCGCCATCTTGAGGCGAGAGGCGGGGACGCGCCGCCCATTgccacggccccgccgcccgaTCGGGAGGCGCCGAGCGCGGGGCAGGCCTCGGGGCCGCGGCTGCTCCCCTGTGGTAACGGGGGTAGGGGCCGGGACAGAGCCCGTCAATTAACAGTCTGAAAGAGCTCAGCCTCCAAAACGCCCTTCTGTCGTTAATTAGCTGCAGTTAAttgctgccctccctgccacGAATGACGCCACCTCACTGCCTACCTCACGCCAGGCAACGGAGGGACTGAAAGCAATTACAGGAACAGTTACAGCCAGAGTTATTACAACCCATTAGAATCATTACTGAATCAAGTTTGATctagaatttgaattatttaagtataagctgaagtaaaaaaaaaaaaaaaaaaaaaaaaaaagtaatagcttCCAATAAGTAATGCTGTCAAAAATTCacatgtaaggaaaaaattaacCACATTTTatattcctcctccttctccataAATAACACACTCGCAGTGCACCTGCGGTGACAAAAGCAGAGCGCACGGTGTAACACTGTACTTCCACAGTAACTCCTGCTCTGTCTCTGGCTACTCACCGGCTAAAACCATCATTCAGTTATAAGTAAAGACATTCTTAAAATTCTAGCTACTTATTTCAATGGAGTTGTcagatagatatatatatatatatatcaaaagtAAACACAATTGTTACCACTGGAGTTTGTACCATCAATATATTAAcaactgctgagaaaaaaagtccTACTTTGTGGAAGTAGTGTCCTATTAAAATAATGAGATGAACAACAAAGTTAAAAACTTGTATTTGAGAAAACAGATACACAATCGTCGCTGTGAAAGTAATATTGCACGAACACCATTTTGCATAGAGtacaaaattgtcttttttgtctttatggAAAATATagttaagaataaaaatatatatatatattttttacatcaGGATAAAACAGAACTATTAATCTATAAACTATTGAACATTTACAGATTAGGAGTTGGAACTATTACATTTCTGTGGTTGTAAGCgtagaagaaaaaggaaacacacTAGTTGTATCCCAATCAGTACATTACCGCATTGTCAGTAAAGAGCATTTCTGTACACTCGTTTAATTTAATATTGTCCTACTGGCGCTTAGCATAGACCCATACAACATTCCCCAGTTAAGTTCATAGATTCCCCTTTGAGGCCCAGAATCCACAAGAATCCACTTAGGCAAGAATATACCCAagatttctgcagcagcagagccccaaGAACATCTTGCGACACGGCTACCGCGGTTGGGTTAACAGGAGTTTCTACACTAGAAGGCTGGCGGAACGTCAGTGCATCTAAGTACAACAGTTTGGGagaatgttttattcatttatttttcttctcaagaaagcaatggattttttaaaaattgagctggcatgaaactttaaaattaaatgcttctgACTTCTACATTATTACCTGTCAGGTGGAAGGAAGGTTTTTTAGAAGTAACAGCATCTTCACAGAGTTCAGATCTAATCAGCTTTTCCCCATAAGAGCAGGCAGCAGTAGCAACCACAAAATAGGTACGTAATgccaaaaaatgcattatttggCTTTGCTACAAATATTAGTAGGTTCTTAGTAACATTACCCCTTAATTGcaggcatttaaaatacattttttgtgatAGTCAACAAGTATTCTTattaccaaaaagaaaaggtaatttgAAATTCAGACATGAGAAAACGGCGATGGCCTGATGTGTTAACTTGTTCTGCCAGCTGCACAGCTTTATGTAAAGATGTAACATCTGAGCACTAGGACTGGCAATTATCTAGTTTCTAGATTATGGCTACTTCAGTTCTGTCATGAAACGGTTTGTGGAACACAAGGTCAAGCTTAGAATGATTTCAGGAATGTACAGAAGTCCTGATATTCATCCTTAGAAGCCCCTTAAGCTATATATACGTATTTAAGGTCTCTgggtacagaaaataaagtttgagCCAGCGAGCCAAGACATTGCTAACCCATTAGCTTAAACCATTCAAAAACAggttgaaaaatgaaaaactgacagAACACTACAAGTCAATAATGGCTTTCCAGGTGCTAGGAGTTTTGTTATCTTTGGTTTTAAAGCTTTGGTTTTAACTTCTCAGCCTAAGACAACACCGTAACTGTATTGCTCAGCATTACAGAAGCGTCCAGCCGAAACCACACCTCCAGTATCCCTTTCTCTCAGTCTGAGGTTGGTTTCCCAGCTGCTCGCACACACATGCTGTAAGACAGTATGTCATGTAAGACACGGACCACGGGACGTGGTTTCGAGGTTCTGCGTCTCGCTGTGAGTGAACTTGCAATTCATCTCTCTATGATCCAGTGTGGCCTCATAACTTGAGAGCCATTCCTCTTAGTCAGTGGTGGAGAAGCATGCATTGCATTATTTGAAACATAGACTGCCTCCCTTGAGGCATGCAGCCAGTTTCGCTTCCTTTTTAGATTTCCTACAAATGCTCTAAGATACAAAAACTCCATTCTCAGGAAGTTTTCCCTGGTTAAGTCTCTGGAAGCCACTGTTATCCTGACCAGCTGATCCAACACCTTACTCTTCTTGATGCTGGAAAACTCTTTGAGGTTGACAGGCTTTGACCGTGCATAAAGAATCCGAAACTCCTGGTCAAAGTGTGCAACTGCAGGGCCTGACAGGATCAATATGTTACTGCTGTTCAGCTTCCCATCTGTCCATGTAAAACTAGCAAAAGAAGAATGAGAGAATTTCAAGTTAATTCAAAGTGATAATAAAGATCAAAGTATTAACTGAAAATTCTCTTAATGGTGTGCCTTGTTTTAAGGCTAAATATTACAAGCCACTTGTTAACAaggaaagcagttttgaaatgtAACTATTCTTgtccatttaaataaaattaaagttaaaaagaaaaaaaagaaattgccaCTTGCCTGTAGGAGCCTGTTGTCACTCTAATGCCGTCGATTAACATGAACTTTTCACGGACTTTTCCAACAATTTTGGCACCTGACCTTGTGTAGTATGTGTTCCCAGTGATATTTCGAATTCTCATAGACTGTTAGAAAGATGTGGAACGATTACATGAATTTCAAAGTTAAATGATAGCATTTAAAGGAGTAACACACGATAATAAAGATTACTGACAAACTACACAGGTTGCTGTGCAGAAGCGCAGGTTTCACCCTCCAGAAAcaattttgtgttgttttagcacgcaaagagaaaacatgctAAGGGAGAACCCCATACACTGGTTGTGCAGAATGGGATTGTAAAAAAAACACTGCCTAATATCAGAGGGACCTGAACTCCAAGGATTCTTGAGAACCTCCTCCATCAGCCTTTGAAAGCTCAGCAAGCCTGAGCAACTCAGTCATCCTTTTAGAAATCAGACATTcctccttcattttcttcaatattCTGCTAGTATTTGTACTCAGAGAGCAACTGTGACAGCCTCTTGTAaagatttcagcttttctaTTAACTACCTTCTTATGCAAGAATGGTTACATCTTACAAGAAAGAGCTAGAGCTACATAAACCCAATTTTAAGTTATGGCAGCAGGCAAAATAGTTTCTTCTAACAGCTCAAAGATTACAGTTATTATAGGACGAACTCTCTGTCCCTAAAGATATTACAAGGCTTACCTTTTCCTGTTCAAGATCAACTCCTAGATCTCtgcacattttcagaaagtggGAGAATGAAGACTGATCTAGAAGGATATATGCTTTAACTTGCCGCTGGCTACAAGCTTCCAAGA
It includes:
- the LOC118176748 gene encoding protein FAM83D-A-like, with amino-acid sequence MANLSQCLEEGAGRWPPRPAGLELYSEAQRLALEELVAGGPEALRAFLRREQLPPFLSEPEVQAIARGAVPPAAAEEEPPSLGASPAASSLTYFPERSDVEPPALELGWPGFADGAFRGLTRVEAHFQPGCGESGCGCKEAVRRQIRSARQMIALVMDSFTDTDIFRDLLEACSQRQVKAYILLDQSSFSHFLKMCRDLGVDLEQEKSMRIRNITGNTYYTRSGAKIVGKVREKFMLIDGIRVTTGSYSFTWTDGKLNSSNILILSGPAVAHFDQEFRILYARSKPVNLKEFSSIKKSKVLDQLVRITVASRDLTRENFLRMEFLYLRAFVGNLKRKRNWLHASREAVYVSNNAMHASPPLTKRNGSQVMRPHWIIER